In Pseudomonas fluorescens, the following are encoded in one genomic region:
- a CDS encoding acyl-CoA dehydrogenase family protein — translation MDIEFSPQEQAFRQEVRAFLRDHLPGELSERISLGKRLSKAHQVQWMQILDRQGWLAPGWPVEFGGTGWSAVQKHIFDEECFAAGAPKVVSFGLKMVAPVIIKFGTAEQKAHFLPRILSCEDWWCQGYSEPGAGSDLSSLKTRAVREGDHYVVNGQKTWTTLAHFADWMFCLVRTDPEARKQRGISFLLIDMKTPGITVRPIITLDGEHEVNEVFFDNVRVPVANLVGQENEGWTCAKYLLTHERTSIGGIAQNKALLTRLKRIASQEVRDGRPLIEDPLFRAQIAEVDMQLMAAEMSNLRTLAATQNGDVPGAESSFLKIRGTEIRQAITYLISKAVGPYALPFIEDELGYGSEPLLYTDYSSAATYQYLDARKASIYGGANEIQKNIIAKMILEL, via the coding sequence ATGGACATTGAATTTTCCCCACAGGAACAGGCCTTTCGCCAGGAAGTCCGGGCTTTCTTGCGCGACCATTTGCCTGGCGAACTGTCCGAGCGAATCTCGTTGGGCAAACGCCTGAGCAAAGCGCATCAGGTGCAATGGATGCAGATTCTCGACCGCCAGGGCTGGCTCGCGCCGGGGTGGCCGGTCGAGTTCGGCGGCACCGGCTGGAGTGCCGTGCAGAAGCATATTTTCGACGAAGAATGCTTTGCCGCGGGCGCACCGAAAGTGGTGTCGTTCGGCCTGAAAATGGTCGCCCCGGTGATCATCAAGTTCGGCACCGCCGAGCAGAAAGCACACTTCCTTCCCCGGATTCTTTCCTGTGAGGACTGGTGGTGCCAGGGCTACTCCGAACCCGGGGCCGGCTCTGATTTGTCGTCGCTGAAAACCCGCGCGGTGCGCGAGGGCGATCACTACGTGGTCAACGGCCAGAAGACCTGGACCACCTTGGCGCACTTTGCCGACTGGATGTTCTGCCTGGTGCGTACCGACCCCGAGGCCCGTAAGCAACGAGGCATTTCGTTCCTGCTGATCGACATGAAAACCCCGGGCATCACGGTGCGGCCGATCATCACCCTGGACGGCGAACATGAAGTCAACGAGGTGTTCTTCGACAATGTGCGGGTGCCGGTGGCGAATCTGGTCGGGCAAGAGAATGAGGGCTGGACCTGCGCCAAGTACTTGCTGACCCACGAACGCACCAGCATCGGCGGGATCGCGCAGAACAAGGCATTGCTCACCCGGCTCAAGCGCATTGCCAGCCAGGAAGTGCGTGACGGTCGGCCGCTGATCGAAGATCCGTTGTTCCGCGCGCAGATCGCCGAAGTCGACATGCAATTGATGGCGGCCGAAATGAGCAACCTGCGCACGTTGGCGGCGACACAAAACGGCGATGTACCCGGTGCCGAAAGCTCGTTCCTGAAGATCAGGGGCACCGAGATTCGGCAGGCCATCACCTACCTGATCAGTAAGGCCGTGGGGCCGTACGCGTTGCCGTTCATTGAAGATGAACTGGGTTATGGCAGCGAACCGTTGCTCTACACCGACTACAGCAGCGCGGCCACCTACCAGTACCTGGATGCGCGCAAGGCCTCGATCTATGGCGGCGCCAATGAAATCCAGAAGAACATCATCGCGAAAATGATCCTCGAACTCTAA
- a CDS encoding dihydrofolate reductase family protein: MRTLTVAAFVSLDGVMQAPGGPEEDCSGGFRFGGWIVPYADKTTGQAVQDLFSQPFELLLGRRTYDIFAAYWPHIQADSTHHTIADLFNAVPKHVATHRANSLAWHNSHALEGNLVDAISALKRQDGPQLLTQGSGDLVRQLLAAGLVDELRLMIHPILLGRGKRLFDDNAQASAFTLVNSISSPGGVLIARYIRSGEVRTGSFEGVRQR, from the coding sequence ATGCGCACACTGACCGTTGCCGCATTCGTGAGTCTGGACGGCGTCATGCAAGCGCCCGGCGGGCCTGAGGAGGATTGCAGTGGCGGATTCCGCTTCGGTGGCTGGATCGTGCCCTACGCCGACAAAACCACCGGCCAGGCCGTCCAGGACCTGTTCTCGCAGCCATTCGAGTTGCTGCTGGGACGTCGTACCTACGACATCTTCGCCGCCTATTGGCCGCACATTCAGGCCGACTCAACCCACCACACCATCGCTGACCTGTTCAACGCCGTCCCCAAACATGTGGCCACCCATCGCGCCAACTCGCTGGCCTGGCACAACAGTCATGCGCTGGAAGGCAACCTGGTCGACGCGATCAGCGCGCTTAAACGCCAGGACGGTCCTCAGCTACTGACCCAGGGCAGCGGCGATCTGGTACGCCAACTGCTTGCCGCCGGCCTGGTGGACGAGTTGCGGCTGATGATTCACCCCATCCTGCTGGGGCGCGGCAAGCGCCTGTTCGACGACAACGCACAGGCGTCGGCCTTCACCCTGGTGAATTCGATCAGCTCACCCGGGGGTGTGCTGATCGCCCGCTACATCCGCAGCGGCGAGGTGCGCACAGGTTCGTTCGAGGGCGTCAGGCAGCGATAG
- a CDS encoding acyl-CoA dehydrogenase, with translation MDFKLTEEQLMLQETAARLVRDVYGFEHREQYRQSRQGFSGPFMQQLGELGLCAAPFAEAYGGYGGSGVENMLIMTELGRGLCLEPFLHSVIFAGGLVDQLGNAAQKDTLLPQVGSAGLQLAVALDEPQSHYQLHDVQTIAEPVSGGWKLNGRKSVIIGGQSAGLILVSARTSGGVRDEKGITLFLVDPQDSGVSRRTFDTLDGRMGCELYLEDVFVKSSAVLGEVGQSLPALRYQQGRCIAAQCAEAVGSMEAACALTLDYLKTRQQFGQPIGKFQVLQHRMVDMRIELDQATSMTLLAACVGDQADSDERSRVLAAAKFIVSRASRFVADQSIQLHGGIGLTWEYMLSHHAKHLLMVARQFGDDDHHLQAYAKLMPVA, from the coding sequence ATGGATTTCAAACTGACAGAAGAGCAGCTGATGCTGCAGGAAACCGCCGCGCGCCTGGTGCGTGACGTTTATGGTTTTGAGCATCGCGAGCAGTACCGCCAGAGCAGGCAGGGTTTCAGCGGTCCGTTCATGCAGCAACTGGGTGAACTCGGACTGTGCGCCGCGCCCTTTGCCGAAGCCTATGGCGGCTATGGTGGCAGCGGTGTGGAGAACATGCTGATCATGACCGAACTGGGCCGGGGCCTGTGCCTGGAGCCTTTCCTGCATTCGGTGATTTTCGCCGGCGGCCTGGTCGACCAGTTGGGCAACGCTGCCCAGAAAGACACGCTGTTGCCGCAAGTCGGCAGCGCCGGCCTGCAACTGGCCGTGGCCCTCGATGAGCCGCAGAGTCACTACCAGCTGCACGACGTTCAGACCATCGCCGAGCCAGTCAGCGGCGGCTGGAAACTCAATGGCCGCAAGTCGGTGATTATCGGCGGTCAGAGCGCCGGGCTGATTCTGGTGTCGGCGCGCACCAGTGGCGGTGTTCGGGACGAGAAGGGCATCACTCTGTTCCTGGTCGACCCGCAAGACAGCGGCGTCAGTCGACGCACCTTCGACACCCTGGACGGGCGGATGGGCTGCGAGCTGTACCTTGAAGACGTGTTCGTCAAAAGCAGTGCGGTGCTCGGCGAAGTGGGGCAGTCCTTGCCGGCGCTGCGTTACCAGCAAGGTCGTTGCATCGCCGCGCAATGCGCTGAAGCCGTGGGCAGCATGGAAGCGGCGTGCGCCTTGACCCTCGATTACCTGAAAACCCGCCAGCAGTTCGGTCAGCCCATCGGCAAGTTCCAGGTGCTGCAACACCGCATGGTGGATATGCGCATCGAGCTGGACCAGGCCACCTCGATGACCCTGCTCGCCGCTTGCGTGGGCGATCAGGCCGACAGTGACGAGCGCAGCCGCGTCCTGGCCGCCGCCAAGTTTATCGTCAGCCGCGCCAGCCGCTTTGTCGCGGACCAGAGCATCCAGTTGCACGGCGGTATCGGCCTGACCTGGGAATACATGTTGTCGCACCATGCCAAGCATCTGCTGATGGTGGCGCGCCAGTTCGGCGACGACGATCACCATTTGCAGGCTTACGCGAAGTTGATGCCGGTGGCGTGA
- a CDS encoding DUF5666 domain-containing protein: protein MTVKLRLIRAVALVLGLALPIVLQAAPACVSQNDAGTSEVPVIQAPGGTGGTGAAPGGMGGTGIDTDNGGVGGTGAPLKKRPGGIGGTGAVAGGVGGTGISDDNGGIGGTGIVGTITGFASICVNGVEVHFNNNVPVSENGIASSSTRLAVGQVVAVEAFNSRRGLEAGRISILHAYEGPLTALPRDSMPMRVMGQPVRLANGAQVAAGLRPGDPVRVSGLRDARGEVVASRIDRAPGLKEASAIGSVDRSGYLQGLKLSNHSGAAQEMLVRGHWSGRELDVSQSRPDPSLPFIGRAHNAVIEGLIQGRQDRHLVVGGFNVTLARDTVFVGVQASQLTLDRRVRINGVFTGARDVQATRIELPRERSDSPASNRHGRLGTSEQDTDDSSGSGNSSGSDSPDSSDNSGNSGSSGNSGSDRSGRSEGAGNVIDDTRHGGSDSHGGGDKIERVDVDKSGKSERIEKVEQSGKAEKVERVERVEKVEKVERPEKVEKVDRPEKVEKIDRPEKVEKVEKVEKVEKVEKVEPVEKVDRSGKSG from the coding sequence ATGACCGTCAAATTGCGCCTGATTCGTGCAGTCGCCCTCGTTCTGGGCCTCGCGCTTCCGATTGTGTTGCAAGCCGCCCCGGCCTGTGTCAGCCAGAATGACGCGGGCACCAGCGAAGTGCCGGTCATTCAGGCGCCGGGAGGCACCGGCGGCACGGGCGCAGCGCCTGGCGGCATGGGCGGTACCGGCATCGACACCGACAACGGTGGAGTCGGTGGTACCGGCGCACCGCTGAAAAAACGCCCTGGCGGCATTGGCGGCACCGGTGCCGTTGCAGGTGGAGTGGGTGGCACGGGTATCAGCGACGATAACGGAGGAATCGGTGGCACCGGGATTGTCGGCACCATCACCGGGTTTGCCTCGATCTGCGTCAATGGCGTGGAAGTGCACTTCAACAACAACGTTCCTGTCAGCGAGAACGGCATTGCCAGCTCCAGTACCCGCCTGGCGGTAGGCCAAGTGGTTGCCGTGGAAGCGTTCAACTCCCGGCGAGGGCTGGAAGCCGGGCGCATTTCTATCCTGCACGCCTACGAAGGCCCTTTGACAGCCCTGCCGCGCGATTCCATGCCCATGCGCGTCATGGGGCAACCAGTACGCCTGGCCAACGGTGCCCAGGTCGCTGCCGGTCTGCGTCCGGGTGATCCCGTACGGGTCAGCGGGCTGCGCGATGCTCGTGGCGAAGTGGTGGCCAGTCGCATCGACCGGGCGCCCGGCCTCAAGGAGGCCAGTGCCATCGGCTCGGTGGATCGCAGCGGCTATCTCCAGGGGCTCAAACTCAGCAATCACTCAGGTGCGGCGCAGGAAATGTTGGTGCGCGGCCACTGGTCCGGTCGCGAGCTGGACGTGAGCCAAAGCCGCCCCGACCCGAGCCTGCCTTTCATTGGCCGGGCACACAATGCGGTGATCGAGGGCCTGATACAGGGCCGGCAGGACCGCCATTTGGTGGTGGGCGGCTTTAATGTGACGCTGGCGCGCGACACTGTGTTTGTCGGTGTGCAGGCTTCGCAGCTGACGCTGGATCGACGTGTGCGGATCAACGGCGTGTTCACCGGCGCGCGGGACGTGCAGGCAACGCGTATCGAATTGCCCCGCGAGCGCTCCGATTCGCCAGCCAGCAACCGGCACGGACGACTCGGCACCAGCGAGCAAGACACCGACGACTCAAGTGGCTCGGGCAACTCGAGCGGCTCCGACAGCCCTGACAGTTCCGACAACTCCGGCAATTCCGGCAGTTCAGGGAACTCGGGCAGTGACAGGAGCGGCCGCTCCGAGGGCGCAGGCAACGTCATCGACGATACTCGCCACGGGGGCAGTGACAGTCATGGCGGTGGCGACAAGATAGAACGCGTGGACGTGGACAAGTCCGGCAAGTCAGAGCGTATCGAGAAGGTCGAGCAATCCGGCAAAGCCGAGAAAGTGGAGAGGGTAGAGAGGGTAGAGAAAGTCGAAAAGGTCGAACGTCCGGAGAAAGTCGAGAAAGTTGATCGGCCAGAGAAGGTAGAGAAGATTGATCGGCCAGAAAAAGTCGAGAAGGTAGAAAAAGTGGAAAAAGTGGAAAAAGTCGAGAAGGTTGAGCCGGTTGAAAAAGTCGATCGCTCTGGCAAGTCGGGTTAA
- a CDS encoding efflux RND transporter permease subunit produces the protein MIAALIRWSVANRFLVLLATLFVTAWGIWSVQSTPIDALPDLSDVQVIIRTPYAGQAPQIVENQVTYPLATTMLSVPGAKTVRGYSFFGDSFVYVLFEDGTDLYWARSRVLEYLSQVQSRLPASAKPALGPDATGVGWIYQYALVDRSGGHDLAQLRALQDWFLKFELKTLPNVAEVATIGGMVKQYQVQLDPLKLASLGITQAEVTEAIGKANQETGGAVLEMAETEFIVRASGYLKTLNDFRAIPLKLGAGGVPVTLGDVATIQLGPEMRRGITELDGEGETVGGVVILRSGKNARQTIAAVKTKLDELKSSLPAGVEIVTTYDRSKLIDRAVENLSHKLIEEFIVVALVCGIFLWHLRSSLVAIISLPVGVLIAFIVMRYQGINANIMSLGGIAIAIGAMVDAAVVMIENAHKKIEAWHVANPGEELKGERHWHVMTEAAAEVGPALFFCLLIITLSFIPVFTLEAQEGRLFGPLAFTKTYAMAAAAGLSVTLVPVLMGYWIRGRIPSEQQNPLNRWLIRIYQPALDAVLRRPKITLLVALLVFVSALWPMSRLGGEFLPPLDEGDLLYMPSALPGLSAQKAAQLLQQTDRLIKTVPEVEHVFGKAGRAETATDPAPLEMFETTIQFKPHEQWRPGMTQEKLAEELDRVVRVPGLTNIWIPPIRNRIDMLATGIKSPIGVKVAGTNLAEIDAVTQAVERVAKDVPGVSSALAERLTGGRYIDVDIDRKAAARYGLNIADVQSIVAGAIGGENVGETIEGLARFPINVRYPREWRDSLGALEQLPIYTPLGSQITLGTVAKVKVNDGPPMLKSENARPSGWVYIDVRGRDIASVVADLRRIVNEQVRLQPGMSLSYSGQFEFLERANARLKLVVPATLLIIFVLLYLTFARFDEALLIMATLPFALTGGAWFLYLLGFNLSVATGVGFIALAGVSAEFGVIMLLYLKNAWAEREDLGDRTERGLVAAIREGAVQRVRPKAMTVAVIIAGLLPILLGSGTGSEVMSRIAAPMVGGMITAPLLSLFVIPAAYRLMRRRHLLPVPTTPQGKVV, from the coding sequence ATGATTGCCGCCCTGATTCGTTGGTCGGTGGCCAACCGATTCCTGGTGCTACTGGCGACCCTGTTCGTCACGGCTTGGGGGATCTGGTCGGTGCAGAGCACGCCCATCGATGCGCTGCCAGACCTATCCGATGTGCAGGTGATTATCCGCACTCCTTATGCAGGACAAGCGCCGCAGATTGTCGAGAACCAGGTGACCTATCCGTTGGCCACCACCATGCTCTCGGTGCCGGGCGCCAAGACCGTGCGTGGTTATTCCTTCTTCGGTGACAGCTTTGTCTACGTGCTGTTTGAAGACGGCACTGACTTGTATTGGGCTCGCTCGCGGGTGTTGGAGTACCTGAGCCAAGTACAGAGTCGGTTGCCGGCCAGCGCCAAGCCAGCGTTGGGGCCCGATGCGACGGGGGTGGGCTGGATCTACCAGTACGCACTGGTGGATCGCAGTGGTGGACACGACCTGGCGCAACTGCGCGCGCTTCAGGACTGGTTTCTCAAGTTCGAACTCAAGACGCTGCCCAACGTCGCAGAGGTAGCGACGATCGGCGGGATGGTCAAGCAGTACCAGGTGCAGCTGGATCCGCTGAAACTGGCCAGCCTCGGCATCACTCAAGCCGAGGTGACCGAGGCTATCGGCAAGGCTAACCAGGAAACCGGAGGCGCGGTGCTGGAGATGGCCGAGACCGAGTTCATCGTGCGGGCTTCCGGTTACTTGAAGACGCTCAATGACTTTCGGGCGATTCCACTCAAGTTGGGTGCGGGTGGTGTGCCGGTGACCCTTGGCGATGTCGCCACGATTCAACTGGGACCGGAAATGCGCCGTGGCATCACCGAACTCGACGGCGAAGGCGAGACGGTCGGTGGCGTGGTGATTTTGCGCAGTGGCAAGAACGCTCGCCAGACCATCGCAGCGGTCAAGACCAAACTCGACGAACTGAAAAGCAGTCTGCCGGCCGGGGTGGAAATCGTCACCACCTACGACCGCAGCAAGCTGATCGACCGCGCGGTGGAAAACCTCAGCCACAAACTGATCGAAGAATTCATCGTCGTCGCGTTGGTCTGCGGGATCTTTCTCTGGCACTTGCGCTCATCGCTGGTGGCGATCATTTCGCTGCCGGTGGGGGTGCTGATTGCCTTCATCGTCATGCGCTACCAAGGCATCAACGCCAACATCATGTCCTTGGGCGGGATCGCCATCGCCATCGGCGCCATGGTCGATGCCGCCGTGGTGATGATCGAGAATGCCCACAAGAAGATTGAGGCCTGGCACGTGGCCAATCCAGGGGAGGAACTGAAGGGTGAGCGTCATTGGCATGTCATGACCGAAGCAGCGGCAGAGGTAGGCCCGGCGCTTTTCTTCTGTTTGCTGATCATCACCCTGTCGTTCATTCCGGTGTTCACGCTGGAGGCTCAGGAAGGACGACTGTTCGGCCCATTGGCTTTCACCAAGACCTACGCCATGGCCGCAGCGGCGGGATTGTCAGTGACCCTGGTGCCGGTGCTGATGGGCTACTGGATTCGGGGGCGAATTCCCAGTGAACAACAGAACCCGTTGAACCGGTGGTTGATCCGGATCTATCAGCCGGCTCTGGACGCGGTCTTGCGTCGACCAAAGATCACGTTGCTGGTGGCGTTATTGGTTTTCGTCAGTGCGCTATGGCCAATGTCGCGCTTGGGTGGCGAGTTTCTCCCCCCGCTGGACGAGGGCGACCTGCTCTATATGCCTTCTGCCTTGCCGGGATTGTCTGCGCAGAAAGCCGCGCAACTACTGCAACAGACTGACCGCCTGATCAAGACCGTGCCAGAAGTTGAACACGTCTTCGGTAAAGCTGGTCGTGCCGAAACCGCCACCGATCCCGCACCGCTGGAAATGTTCGAAACCACCATCCAGTTCAAACCACATGAGCAATGGCGTCCAGGCATGACCCAGGAAAAGTTGGCGGAAGAACTGGATCGAGTGGTACGAGTCCCTGGGCTTACGAATATCTGGATACCACCGATTCGCAACCGTATCGACATGCTGGCGACGGGTATAAAGAGCCCGATCGGCGTGAAGGTTGCCGGCACCAATCTGGCGGAAATCGATGCGGTCACCCAGGCGGTCGAGCGAGTGGCCAAGGATGTACCCGGTGTCAGTTCGGCCCTGGCCGAGCGGCTGACTGGTGGCCGCTATATCGATGTCGATATCGACCGCAAGGCCGCCGCCCGCTACGGGCTGAACATCGCCGATGTGCAGTCCATCGTGGCCGGTGCCATCGGTGGTGAAAACGTCGGCGAGACCATTGAAGGTCTCGCGCGTTTCCCGATCAACGTACGTTACCCACGGGAGTGGCGCGACTCGCTCGGCGCCCTGGAGCAATTGCCGATCTACACCCCTCTGGGGAGCCAGATCACCCTTGGCACTGTGGCAAAGGTCAAGGTCAACGACGGTCCGCCGATGCTCAAAAGCGAGAATGCAAGGCCTTCAGGCTGGGTGTACATCGATGTGCGCGGCAGGGACATTGCTTCTGTGGTTGCCGATCTACGTCGGATCGTCAATGAGCAGGTCAGGTTGCAGCCCGGTATGAGCCTGAGCTACTCAGGACAGTTCGAGTTTCTCGAAAGGGCCAACGCACGGCTCAAACTGGTGGTGCCTGCCACGCTGCTGATCATCTTCGTGTTGCTCTACCTGACTTTTGCCCGATTCGATGAGGCCCTGCTGATCATGGCCACTCTGCCATTCGCACTGACTGGGGGGGCATGGTTTCTCTACCTGTTGGGCTTCAACCTGTCGGTCGCCACCGGGGTCGGTTTCATAGCCTTGGCCGGTGTTTCTGCCGAGTTCGGCGTGATTATGTTGCTTTACCTGAAAAACGCCTGGGCCGAACGTGAAGACCTCGGTGACCGCACTGAACGCGGGCTGGTGGCGGCGATTCGTGAAGGCGCTGTGCAGCGCGTTCGACCCAAGGCCATGACCGTTGCCGTGATCATTGCCGGTCTGCTGCCCATTCTGTTGGGCAGCGGAACCGGTAGTGAGGTGATGAGCCGTATCGCCGCGCCCATGGTCGGCGGCATGATCACGGCACCCTTGCTGTCCCTGTTTGTCATTCCGGCAGCCTATCGATTGATGCGCCGCCGGCACCTCCTGCCTGTACCCACCACACCTCAAGGAAAAGTCGTATGA
- a CDS encoding DUF6502 family protein, with protein sequence MQSSTLPTSLLKALRHVMQPLVRLMLRKGVTYLVFADLLKEVFVEVADREFRLGEKAPTDSRISLLTGVHRKDVRRLRNTSDPAASTLPENITFGAQLVNAWAKAPFCNDAGQPLPLPRLASVGGDRSFDALVAQVSTDIRARVVLDEWLRLGVVRLDEQERVHLEAQAFVPQKGFDEKTAYLGHNLHDHACAAVHNLSSEAPAFFERSVHYDALAPMSVEALREAVASEGMQALLSFNRLAAELEFRDLPSLEPRQRITVGLYFYTEATDTHSPKAPEP encoded by the coding sequence ATGCAATCGTCCACGCTGCCTACTTCGCTCCTCAAAGCCTTGCGGCATGTCATGCAGCCGCTGGTGCGCCTGATGCTGCGCAAAGGCGTCACCTACCTGGTGTTTGCCGACCTGCTCAAGGAGGTTTTCGTCGAAGTGGCGGACCGTGAGTTCCGCTTGGGCGAGAAGGCACCGACCGACAGCCGCATCAGCCTGCTCACCGGCGTGCATCGCAAGGATGTACGGCGCTTGCGCAATACCAGCGACCCGGCTGCTTCCACGCTTCCGGAAAACATCACGTTCGGTGCGCAACTGGTCAACGCCTGGGCCAAGGCGCCCTTTTGCAACGACGCCGGCCAGCCGCTGCCACTGCCTCGATTGGCCAGTGTCGGCGGCGACCGCTCCTTTGACGCCTTGGTGGCGCAGGTCAGTACGGATATCAGGGCGCGGGTGGTATTGGACGAGTGGCTGCGCCTGGGGGTCGTGCGCCTTGACGAACAAGAGCGCGTTCACCTTGAAGCCCAGGCCTTCGTGCCACAAAAGGGCTTCGATGAGAAAACCGCTTACCTGGGGCATAACCTGCACGATCATGCCTGCGCTGCGGTACACAATCTGAGCAGCGAAGCCCCGGCCTTTTTTGAACGCAGCGTGCACTATGACGCACTGGCCCCGATGAGCGTCGAGGCGTTGCGCGAGGCCGTGGCCAGCGAGGGAATGCAGGCCCTGTTGAGCTTCAACCGACTCGCCGCCGAACTGGAATTCCGGGACCTGCCCAGCCTTGAACCACGCCAACGCATCACGGTCGGCTTGTACTTCTACACTGAAGCTACCGATACCCATTCGCCAAAAGCCCCTGAACCATGA
- a CDS encoding copper-binding protein, with amino-acid sequence MKLTLTAVASTVFALSLSAHAQDMPGMKMDGMEGMQMKQETKQAPVSNAEGTIKAIDTTKHTVTISHGAVPALQWPPMTMAFSVTQDQLSGLMPGDRVSFSFRLEGNSASIVSIKK; translated from the coding sequence ATGAAACTCACCCTGACTGCAGTCGCAAGCACCGTATTCGCGCTATCACTTTCTGCCCACGCGCAGGACATGCCAGGCATGAAAATGGACGGCATGGAAGGCATGCAGATGAAGCAGGAAACAAAACAGGCTCCGGTATCCAATGCCGAAGGTACGATCAAGGCTATCGATACTACGAAGCATACGGTGACGATCTCCCACGGCGCCGTTCCCGCCCTGCAATGGCCGCCGATGACGATGGCCTTTTCGGTGACGCAAGATCAGTTGTCGGGGTTGATGCCTGGAGACCGGGTATCGTTTTCCTTCCGGCTAGAGGGTAACAGCGCCTCGATTGTGTCCATTAAAAAGTAA
- a CDS encoding Zn-dependent alcohol dehydrogenase, with the protein MKAAVFHQVGAPLVIEEVGISKPGPREVLIRTKAVGVCHSDLHVIDGSFPYPGPMVLGHEAAGVVEQVGSEVRSVKPGDHVVTCLTVFCGHCEHCVTGHLARCVSPETKRDKDEEPRLTYVHKPMPQFVNLSGFAEQMLVHENACVAIRRDMPLDRAALLGCAVTTGTGAVFNTAKVRPGETVAVIGCGGIGLAAINGAALAGAGRIIAIDMLDSKLELARQFGATDVINGRDGDAAKRVMELTRGGVHHAFECIGLKQTAEQAFAMLARGGTATVIGMLKPGLKIELDPLQLLHERRIQGSLMGSNRFPVDMPRLVDFYMSGKLKLDEMISQRIRLDQINEAFEELRRGELARSVIVFE; encoded by the coding sequence ATGAAAGCTGCCGTATTCCATCAGGTTGGAGCCCCGCTGGTCATCGAAGAGGTGGGCATCAGCAAACCGGGTCCGCGCGAAGTGTTGATCCGCACCAAAGCCGTGGGTGTGTGCCACTCGGACTTGCATGTCATCGACGGCTCGTTTCCGTATCCCGGCCCGATGGTGTTGGGTCATGAAGCCGCCGGTGTGGTCGAACAGGTCGGCTCCGAAGTGCGTTCGGTCAAGCCCGGCGATCATGTGGTGACCTGCCTGACGGTGTTCTGCGGTCATTGCGAACACTGTGTGACCGGCCATCTGGCGCGCTGCGTGTCGCCGGAAACCAAGCGCGACAAGGACGAAGAGCCGCGCCTGACCTACGTGCACAAACCGATGCCGCAATTCGTCAACCTGTCCGGGTTCGCCGAGCAGATGCTGGTGCACGAAAACGCCTGCGTGGCGATCCGCCGCGACATGCCGCTGGACCGCGCCGCCTTGCTCGGTTGCGCGGTGACTACCGGCACCGGCGCGGTGTTCAACACCGCCAAGGTGCGGCCGGGGGAGACGGTGGCCGTGATCGGTTGCGGCGGTATCGGTCTGGCCGCGATCAACGGCGCGGCGCTGGCCGGGGCAGGGCGGATCATTGCCATCGACATGCTCGACTCGAAGCTGGAACTGGCCAGGCAGTTCGGCGCCACCGATGTGATCAACGGCCGGGACGGCGATGCCGCCAAGCGAGTGATGGAGTTGACTCGCGGCGGTGTGCACCACGCTTTCGAATGCATCGGCCTCAAGCAGACCGCCGAGCAGGCGTTCGCCATGTTGGCTCGCGGCGGCACCGCCACGGTGATCGGCATGCTCAAGCCGGGCCTGAAAATCGAACTCGACCCGTTGCAATTGCTCCACGAACGGCGCATCCAGGGCTCGCTGATGGGCTCCAACCGCTTCCCGGTCGACATGCCGCGCCTGGTGGATTTCTACATGTCCGGCAAGCTCAAGCTCGACGAGATGATTTCCCAGCGCATCCGTCTGGACCAGATCAACGAGGCGTTCGAAGAACTGCGTCGCGGTGAGCTGGCGCGTTCGGTGATCGTTTTCGAATAA